A stretch of Pantanalinema sp. DNA encodes these proteins:
- a CDS encoding flagellin: MALRINTNVAALNAHRVLTDNDTMLNKSLARLSSGLRINGASDDAAGLAISQKMEGQTRGLDQASRNAQDGISLIQTAEGAMQESQAILQRMRELAVQGANDTLTTADRSNISDELSQLSSELDRISTTTEFNTKKLINGDLSAGGLTFQIGANAGQTISFTLSNMSATSLSVSNGSDISVGNSAAASTAISKLDAAINTVSNNRSKLGALINRLQHTIANLGVASENLNAANSRVKDLDMAKEVVNMSKAQILSQSSTAMLSQANQSSQGVLGLLR; encoded by the coding sequence ATGGCTCTTCGTATCAACACCAACGTGGCCGCCCTCAACGCCCACCGCGTGCTGACCGACAACGACACCATGCTCAACAAGAGCCTGGCGCGCCTGTCGTCCGGCCTGCGCATCAACGGCGCTTCGGACGATGCCGCCGGCCTCGCCATCAGCCAGAAGATGGAAGGCCAGACCCGTGGTCTCGACCAGGCCTCGCGTAACGCCCAGGACGGCATCTCGCTCATCCAGACCGCCGAAGGCGCGATGCAGGAGTCCCAGGCCATCCTGCAGCGTATGCGCGAGCTGGCCGTCCAGGGTGCCAACGACACCCTGACCACCGCCGACCGCAGCAACATCTCGGACGAGCTCAGCCAGCTCTCGAGCGAGCTCGATCGCATCTCGACCACGACCGAGTTCAACACCAAGAAGCTCATCAACGGTGACCTGTCCGCCGGCGGCCTGACCTTCCAGATCGGCGCCAACGCTGGCCAGACCATCAGCTTCACCCTCAGCAACATGAGCGCGACTTCGCTGTCGGTCAGCAACGGCTCCGACATCTCGGTCGGCAACTCGGCTGCCGCCTCGACCGCGATCTCGAAGCTCGATGCCGCGATCAACACCGTCAGCAACAACCGCTCCAAGCTGGGTGCGCTGATCAACCGCCTGCAGCACACCATCGCCAACCTGGGTGTTGCCTCGGAGAACCTCAACGCCGCGAACAGCCGAGTCAAGGACCTCGACATGGCGAAGGAAGTCGTCAACATGTCGAAGGCCCAGATCCTCAGCCAGTCGTCGACCGCGATGCTCTCCCAGGCCAACCAGTCGTCGCAGGGCGTCCTCGGCCTGCTCCGGTAA
- a CDS encoding tetratricopeptide repeat protein, whose product MALKIVKTGAIAPQRDDLIQMGAQAFDQGNYEAAATHFLAALEQDDQDATLFTQLGVALLQQDKYDKAVMALRQALTLDPYLVDAVNTLGVTMFKLEWYAASEVFFRRALDLNPSHPTARQSLVEAMRRVRETGDVVVDDLEYLTALTKPAEPTLSLCMIVKNEEKYLEGCLASVQGVADEIIVVDTGSTDGTLAIAERFGAKVIHFPWIGDFSAARNAGIEQATGDWILVLDADERLDEATKHHLKPLLREQNVIGYSLVIENYLGQDEVEGSQMALLFRVFQNRPDIRFEGIIHEQAGPSAGRTGLKSRNCEVKIVHYGYLRSCMDERDKNRRNYELLEKFREQDPENPYAYFQLGQTLKLMNRLEEAETNYARALELLEERKAPTDLPYYPNVYYNLGDLSRRRKEFDRALGYLEKGAKLFRDHVDTRFTIGLTYMDQERWEEAIPHFERCLELGNVIHAGGIDPTIALHKALNAIAVCHTKLGDNRKGLEYIERAIARHPNPDAEIHTNMGIMLYQEQDFARALDHFVAALERDPEDLRAWINMASICFRFGRYADCVEAWDKALALDPSLSDALIPKAEALLKLGHLSEAQAALEAAIDKQPESRPALLNLSLVHLLAGRIETARPIWARFAEDADSRALACLGEIVAGHALPENRPQDADLVRTWRAVLDLALRGEREEWIQQVLAQVERLGPSIGGLALGIGQTLGAHRRYEQALSLYLRAREGSPQDPAPYVALGDLCRVTGNVDDARVMFAKATELDPRDTYARRQLLTLGAGAPDEKR is encoded by the coding sequence GTGGCCCTCAAGATCGTAAAAACCGGCGCTATCGCCCCCCAGCGCGACGACCTCATCCAGATGGGGGCGCAAGCGTTCGACCAGGGGAACTACGAAGCTGCCGCGACCCACTTCCTCGCTGCCCTGGAGCAGGACGATCAAGACGCGACGCTCTTCACCCAGCTCGGCGTGGCCCTCTTGCAGCAAGACAAGTACGACAAGGCGGTCATGGCCCTTCGCCAGGCGCTGACGCTCGATCCCTACCTGGTCGACGCCGTGAACACCCTGGGTGTGACCATGTTCAAGCTCGAGTGGTATGCGGCCTCGGAGGTCTTCTTCCGTCGCGCCCTCGACCTGAACCCCTCTCACCCCACCGCTCGCCAGAGCCTGGTCGAGGCCATGCGCCGGGTGCGAGAGACCGGCGACGTCGTCGTCGACGACCTGGAGTACCTCACCGCCCTGACCAAGCCGGCCGAGCCCACGCTCAGCCTCTGCATGATCGTCAAGAACGAGGAGAAGTACCTGGAGGGCTGCCTGGCGAGCGTGCAGGGCGTGGCCGACGAGATCATCGTCGTCGACACCGGCTCCACCGACGGGACCCTCGCCATCGCCGAGCGCTTCGGCGCCAAGGTGATCCACTTCCCCTGGATCGGTGACTTCTCGGCGGCCCGCAACGCCGGAATCGAGCAGGCGACCGGTGACTGGATCCTGGTGCTGGACGCCGACGAGCGCCTGGACGAGGCAACCAAGCACCACCTCAAGCCCCTCCTGCGCGAGCAAAACGTCATCGGCTACAGCCTGGTCATCGAGAACTACCTCGGCCAGGACGAGGTCGAGGGTAGCCAGATGGCCCTCCTCTTCCGCGTCTTCCAGAATCGGCCCGACATCCGCTTCGAGGGCATCATCCACGAGCAAGCGGGACCCTCGGCCGGCCGCACCGGCCTCAAGTCCCGCAACTGCGAGGTCAAGATCGTCCACTACGGCTACCTGCGCTCCTGCATGGACGAGCGGGACAAGAACCGCCGCAACTACGAGCTGCTCGAGAAGTTCCGCGAGCAGGATCCGGAGAACCCCTACGCCTACTTCCAGCTTGGTCAGACCCTCAAGCTCATGAACCGGCTCGAAGAGGCCGAGACCAACTACGCGCGCGCCCTCGAGCTGCTCGAGGAGCGCAAGGCGCCGACCGATCTGCCCTACTACCCGAACGTCTACTACAACCTGGGCGACCTGAGCCGCCGCCGCAAGGAGTTCGACCGCGCCCTCGGCTACCTCGAGAAGGGCGCCAAGCTCTTCCGTGACCACGTCGACACTCGCTTCACCATCGGCCTGACCTACATGGACCAGGAGCGCTGGGAGGAGGCCATCCCCCACTTCGAGCGCTGCCTCGAACTGGGCAACGTGATCCACGCGGGCGGGATCGACCCGACCATCGCCCTCCACAAGGCCCTCAACGCGATCGCCGTCTGCCACACCAAGCTGGGCGACAACCGCAAGGGGCTCGAGTACATCGAGAGGGCGATCGCGCGTCATCCGAACCCGGACGCCGAGATCCACACCAACATGGGGATCATGCTCTACCAGGAGCAGGACTTCGCCCGGGCCCTCGATCACTTCGTCGCCGCCCTCGAGCGCGACCCCGAGGACCTGCGCGCATGGATCAACATGGCCTCGATCTGCTTCAGGTTCGGCCGTTACGCGGACTGCGTCGAAGCATGGGACAAGGCCCTAGCGCTCGATCCCTCGCTGAGCGACGCCCTGATCCCCAAGGCGGAGGCCCTGCTCAAGCTCGGCCACCTGAGCGAGGCCCAGGCGGCGCTCGAGGCCGCGATCGACAAGCAGCCCGAGTCGCGCCCGGCGCTCCTGAACCTGAGTCTCGTCCACCTGCTCGCAGGCCGGATCGAGACCGCCCGTCCCATCTGGGCGCGCTTCGCCGAGGACGCGGACAGCCGCGCGCTGGCGTGCCTGGGCGAGATCGTCGCGGGCCACGCGCTGCCCGAGAATCGCCCGCAGGATGCCGATCTCGTCCGTACCTGGCGCGCGGTCCTCGACCTGGCCCTGCGCGGCGAGCGCGAGGAGTGGATCCAGCAGGTGCTGGCGCAGGTCGAGCGTCTCGGCCCGAGCATCGGCGGCCTCGCCCTCGGCATCGGGCAGACCCTCGGCGCCCACCGACGCTACGAGCAAGCCCTTTCCCTTTATCTGCGCGCTCGCGAAGGCTCGCCGCAGGATCCCGCGCCCTACGTGGCGCTGGGCGACCTGTGCCGCGTGACCGGCAACGTCGATGACGCGCGCGTGATGTTCGCCAAGGCGACGGAGCTGGATCCGCGGGACACCTACGCGCGGCGCCAGCTGCTCACCCTCGGGGCGGGTGCTCCGGACGAAAAAAGGTAG
- a CDS encoding glycosyltransferase, with amino-acid sequence MSAPTLALCMIVRDEEAYLEDCLASVRGVVDEIVIVDTGSTDGTLAIAERHGARVSHFPWIGDFAAARNAGIEQVTSDWILVLDADERLLADSIPELRRLLRAEDVAGYSLVCENLVGSAGGGMSQHAPVFRLFRNGLGIRFDGLIHEQAIPSAKRTGRATLPSGVRIRHLGYLAEAVTQRGKRERNLRILERQATLAPDDPFAHFNLAEGLKLLDRFIEAERHYLRALDLLEARGAAKGTPYYPNLYLSLGDLYRRLLRFERATAVLDEAIARYPDYPDLYYIRGFCHFDAGAFREAIPWFERCLGMQGARPAYPTDPDVPGHKALRALADCHIRLGDRPRARAYLEQTLALHPAPDAALHVNLGILLSDEREDAEAIRHFEAAIARDAGEPRAWLNLAMQWLQAERYEEAAGAYARCPNSPECRALLVLAHALTDRPLPVARPDEATLVASWCAAAELALTSDRTAMVQALLDRLDSLGETLPSLDRALGETFLRGGLAELAAGALLRAQQRTPEDPVVYRLLGDACQALGEPDEARTMYAKAASLAR; translated from the coding sequence ATGAGCGCCCCCACCCTCGCCCTCTGCATGATCGTCAGGGACGAGGAGGCCTACCTGGAGGATTGCCTGGCGAGCGTACGGGGGGTGGTGGACGAGATCGTCATCGTGGACACCGGCTCCACCGACGGGACCCTCGCCATCGCCGAGCGCCACGGCGCCAGGGTGAGCCACTTCCCCTGGATCGGGGACTTCGCCGCGGCGCGCAACGCGGGCATCGAGCAGGTGACCAGCGACTGGATCCTGGTGCTGGATGCCGACGAGCGGCTTCTGGCCGATTCGATCCCCGAGCTCAGGCGCCTGCTCCGGGCCGAGGACGTGGCGGGCTACTCCCTGGTGTGCGAGAACCTCGTCGGCTCGGCCGGTGGTGGGATGAGCCAGCATGCCCCTGTCTTCAGGCTCTTCCGCAACGGGCTCGGCATTCGCTTCGACGGCCTGATCCACGAGCAGGCCATCCCCTCAGCCAAGCGTACCGGCCGCGCGACCCTCCCTTCGGGCGTGCGGATCCGTCACCTGGGGTACCTGGCCGAGGCGGTGACGCAGCGAGGCAAGCGCGAGCGCAACCTTCGCATCCTCGAACGCCAGGCGACCCTCGCGCCGGACGACCCGTTCGCGCACTTCAACCTGGCCGAGGGCCTCAAGCTCCTCGATCGCTTCATCGAGGCGGAGCGGCACTACCTGCGCGCCCTCGACCTGCTCGAGGCCCGGGGGGCCGCGAAGGGAACCCCTTACTACCCCAACCTCTACCTCAGCCTCGGCGACCTCTACCGGAGGCTCCTGCGCTTCGAGCGCGCCACCGCGGTGCTGGACGAGGCGATCGCGCGGTATCCCGACTACCCCGATCTCTATTACATCCGGGGGTTCTGCCACTTCGACGCGGGGGCCTTCCGCGAGGCCATCCCCTGGTTCGAGCGGTGCCTGGGCATGCAAGGCGCCCGGCCCGCCTACCCCACCGATCCGGACGTGCCAGGCCACAAGGCCCTGCGCGCCCTCGCGGACTGCCACATCCGGCTGGGCGATCGCCCGCGTGCCAGGGCCTATCTGGAGCAAACCCTGGCGCTCCATCCCGCGCCCGACGCGGCCCTGCACGTGAACCTCGGGATCCTCCTTTCGGACGAGCGCGAGGACGCCGAGGCCATCCGTCACTTCGAGGCCGCCATCGCCCGGGATGCCGGCGAGCCGCGCGCTTGGCTCAACCTGGCCATGCAGTGGCTCCAAGCCGAGCGCTACGAGGAGGCGGCTGGGGCCTACGCTCGCTGCCCAAACAGTCCCGAGTGCCGCGCCCTCCTGGTCCTCGCTCATGCCCTGACGGATCGCCCCCTCCCCGTCGCGCGGCCCGACGAAGCGACCCTGGTGGCGAGCTGGTGCGCGGCAGCGGAGCTGGCGCTGACGAGCGATCGGACGGCCATGGTGCAGGCACTGCTCGATCGCCTCGACTCGCTCGGAGAAACCCTCCCTTCGCTCGATCGCGCCCTGGGTGAGACCTTCCTGCGCGGTGGCCTGGCGGAGCTTGCCGCCGGAGCCCTGCTAAGAGCCCAGCAGCGCACCCCCGAGGACCCGGTGGTCTATCGCTTGCTTGGCGACGCATGCCAGGCCCTCGGCGAGCCGGACGAGGCCCGGACCATGTATGCCAAGGCGGCATCTCTCGCCCGCTGA
- a CDS encoding glycosyltransferase — translation MSSRAILITPHSGHEGLIQALRDRGHHVVVFGAPTFTQYMAAARTQLQPALQAQAAGWDETFQGIFPARSFHLSGRDWTPQVADRLGPLVLQNTLNFQVIARAFALLHRDHPLGAVVVHNDVAPNLRLLVAEAERHAIATLHLPHGLSLAPFPLGDFHDLIRTTWVGAEGAYTRDTFLLNAKNQPQQIALLGRPAWDELYRQSLPERAAACARLGLAPERLVVGFSGSWPHTLTTFDLPGLLEEGFREFLRGVLLFADAQPQIVVRPHPGHRALGDFGPAWHQRLADEVGIAISVPDAPRDWFLGACDLVVGLDSTFQTEALLAGKHGLSIAWQQPGTGTRSGYAPYPGVATCPPAADAIAEALRACLMDEGFRASLEACRAQTAEHFNYRNDGHATERTVAFIERMMEEGTRMTPRVPEGGYYGRINQRLATMVPPGAKRILEVGCAAGYLGAWLKEQNPTREVVGFEAFPEAALEARMRLDAVVEGDVETLDLPYPEGYFDCILYGDVLEHLRDPGAVLAKHRRHLAPGGEVLVCLPNVAHWSVIGELLSGAFTYADEGLLDRTHLRFFTQQSFAQLLAQSGLRVLEASTIDVPHPLAGEVLTQAASALGIDNPSLAAQSNAYQLLFRATHTQAQALPPAATIELPDRRGFNIVVPVGDPEQLPMMIEAYLKAFAQDDDVALHLLAGARLDAVQATVVQTLETSGHSPEAIPDICLLDVPAAPEGLTAYLRAGDLVMAEPRLARVARDMGLPALSRPEPETLRAAVSAIGDTPWAERPLPMTEKHRERWLATCGDDWQQPLEAFLAAVNPDQEVALLLRVAPGTAEANQDRIATWLQAKGHDIEAIPDVILLDAPATSEMAIFRLATAWLDDGTAVSRARAEALDLRILPPTPAALSKAAGTPVIPGSCSLVVVSYNSQRTLDDCLTHALRTMAPDDELIVVDNASQDGTAGWLQAQAERDPRLRIVLSPSNLGFSAGSNAGLRIGKGEFSILLNPDTVVTPGWLERLRSRCEDPAVGAVGPTSDYVAGLQKIQRYLPPALPSAITPETLAMILAGVNLDGTVETKLLIGFCMMIPRRVLDRVGLLDEELFLGNDDLDLSWRLRDAGYRLVVAADAFVHHVGQVSFKTEPSDRTKRLVQESTDALARKLVRHYGPGRVPSADDLWGMSWFDPTPGILEGEAAQPVASIVVLTYNQLEVTRLCVESLFRHTRDFELIVVDNASADGTVGYLQHLAAQHPNVKLLLNDRNRGFAGGCNQGIAVAQGRHVVLLNNDTVVSEGWLDGMIAAAEAPGIGLVGPRTNCITGPQQVDGVGYDQRSLAGFEAYASDWRRRHGGEVLSIQRIIGFCMLIRREVIERLGGLDMRFGRGNFEDDDYCLRAQVAGFGIALANDVFIHHFGSVTFKGQKIDYRQAMEENWGKFKRKWLLPEAQPMERGYSLSDALALPFDPRIHTEPVFSPEAAPTDLPDRAAFNVVLAAPDEALLAATLEAYLEAFAPGAETCLHVLTGPEGTAVQEEVVAQLARLNLDPANIPDISLLEAPVIPLELPRYLAAADLVLGPADVAQGARDMGRPAFEAPTAELLRVARERFKALNWNEEAPLLEARAKERWLCATDWKEGLAAFLAAESEPHRSLLVPVKPGKAEGTLEAIAEWLSVRGLDPEAIPDVLLLEQVGTSGVGLVRAATVWVDSQDLVARAIALALGLRVASPAGIRQDPPAPARKDA, via the coding sequence ATGAGTTCGCGCGCGATCCTGATTACCCCTCACTCCGGACACGAGGGTCTCATCCAGGCCCTGCGAGACCGGGGCCACCACGTAGTCGTATTCGGCGCCCCCACCTTCACGCAGTACATGGCGGCGGCCCGCACCCAGCTTCAACCGGCACTCCAGGCCCAGGCCGCCGGCTGGGACGAGACCTTCCAGGGCATCTTTCCCGCGCGTTCCTTCCACCTCTCCGGCCGCGACTGGACCCCCCAGGTGGCGGATCGTCTCGGGCCGCTCGTGCTGCAGAACACCCTGAACTTTCAGGTCATCGCCCGAGCCTTCGCTCTGCTTCATCGCGACCATCCCCTGGGCGCCGTCGTCGTCCACAACGACGTCGCCCCCAATCTGAGGCTGCTGGTCGCCGAGGCGGAACGCCACGCCATCGCGACGCTTCACCTGCCCCACGGCCTCTCGCTGGCCCCCTTTCCCCTGGGGGACTTCCACGACCTCATCCGGACCACCTGGGTAGGGGCGGAAGGCGCCTATACGCGGGACACTTTCCTACTGAACGCCAAAAACCAGCCGCAGCAGATCGCGTTGCTGGGGCGCCCGGCATGGGACGAGCTCTACCGGCAGTCGCTTCCAGAGCGCGCAGCGGCCTGCGCCCGGCTTGGCCTGGCCCCCGAGCGCCTCGTGGTGGGCTTCTCGGGTAGCTGGCCCCACACCCTCACCACCTTCGACCTGCCGGGACTTCTAGAAGAGGGCTTCCGGGAGTTCCTGCGAGGGGTCTTGCTGTTTGCGGACGCGCAGCCCCAGATCGTGGTGCGCCCTCACCCCGGCCACAGAGCCCTCGGTGACTTCGGTCCCGCCTGGCATCAGCGACTGGCCGACGAGGTCGGGATCGCGATCTCCGTTCCCGACGCACCTCGCGATTGGTTCCTCGGTGCCTGCGACCTGGTGGTGGGTCTCGATTCCACGTTTCAGACCGAGGCTCTCCTGGCCGGGAAGCACGGCCTGTCCATCGCATGGCAGCAACCTGGAACCGGCACCCGCTCGGGCTATGCCCCCTACCCGGGCGTAGCGACGTGCCCCCCTGCCGCGGACGCCATCGCCGAGGCCCTGCGCGCCTGCCTCATGGATGAAGGCTTCCGTGCCAGCCTCGAAGCATGCCGCGCGCAGACCGCCGAACACTTCAATTACCGCAACGACGGGCACGCCACCGAGCGTACAGTGGCGTTCATCGAACGCATGATGGAGGAAGGTACCCGAATGACCCCGAGGGTTCCCGAGGGCGGCTATTACGGCCGCATCAACCAGCGCCTCGCCACCATGGTCCCGCCTGGCGCCAAACGCATCCTGGAGGTCGGCTGTGCGGCCGGCTACCTGGGCGCGTGGCTCAAGGAGCAGAACCCCACCCGCGAGGTCGTTGGCTTCGAGGCCTTCCCCGAGGCCGCCCTTGAAGCCCGGATGCGTCTCGACGCCGTGGTGGAGGGCGACGTGGAGACCCTCGACCTTCCGTATCCCGAAGGCTACTTTGATTGCATCCTCTACGGCGACGTGCTTGAGCACCTGCGTGACCCCGGTGCGGTCCTCGCCAAGCACCGGCGCCACCTCGCCCCCGGGGGCGAGGTCCTGGTCTGCCTGCCGAACGTGGCCCACTGGTCCGTCATCGGCGAGCTCCTGAGCGGCGCGTTCACTTACGCCGACGAGGGGCTGCTGGACCGCACCCACCTGCGCTTCTTCACCCAGCAGAGCTTCGCCCAGCTGCTCGCCCAGTCGGGCCTCAGGGTCCTCGAGGCGAGCACCATCGATGTCCCCCACCCCCTGGCCGGAGAAGTCCTCACGCAAGCGGCGAGCGCCCTCGGGATCGACAACCCCTCCCTGGCCGCACAGAGCAACGCCTATCAGCTCCTCTTCCGGGCCACCCACACCCAGGCACAGGCCCTTCCCCCGGCCGCGACTATCGAGCTGCCGGATCGCCGGGGCTTCAACATCGTCGTCCCCGTGGGCGACCCAGAACAGCTGCCGATGATGATCGAAGCCTACCTGAAGGCCTTCGCGCAGGACGACGACGTGGCCCTTCACCTCCTGGCGGGCGCTCGCCTTGATGCGGTCCAGGCCACTGTAGTTCAAACCCTCGAGACCTCGGGCCACTCCCCCGAGGCCATTCCGGACATTTGCCTGCTGGACGTTCCCGCCGCCCCCGAGGGCCTGACCGCCTACCTGCGCGCGGGTGACCTGGTGATGGCGGAGCCTCGCCTCGCACGCGTTGCTCGGGACATGGGCCTACCGGCCCTGAGCCGTCCCGAGCCCGAGACGCTCCGGGCGGCCGTGAGCGCCATCGGGGACACCCCCTGGGCGGAGCGCCCGCTCCCCATGACCGAGAAGCACCGCGAGCGCTGGCTCGCAACGTGCGGCGACGACTGGCAGCAGCCCCTAGAGGCCTTCCTGGCGGCTGTGAACCCCGACCAGGAGGTGGCCCTGCTGCTCCGGGTGGCGCCCGGCACCGCCGAGGCGAACCAAGATCGCATCGCCACCTGGCTTCAGGCCAAAGGACACGACATCGAGGCCATCCCCGACGTGATCCTCCTGGACGCCCCAGCCACGTCGGAGATGGCCATCTTCCGCCTCGCCACGGCCTGGCTCGATGACGGCACGGCGGTGTCGCGCGCCCGCGCCGAGGCCCTCGACCTGCGCATCCTCCCGCCCACCCCCGCGGCCCTGAGCAAGGCCGCCGGGACGCCCGTGATCCCCGGGAGCTGCTCGCTCGTCGTCGTGAGCTACAACTCCCAGCGCACGCTTGATGACTGCCTCACCCACGCGCTTCGCACCATGGCCCCCGACGACGAGCTGATCGTGGTGGACAACGCCTCCCAAGACGGGACGGCCGGGTGGCTCCAGGCCCAGGCCGAGCGCGACCCGCGCCTGCGGATCGTTTTGAGCCCATCGAACCTCGGCTTTTCGGCCGGCAGCAACGCCGGCCTGCGGATCGGCAAGGGCGAGTTCAGCATCCTGCTCAACCCCGACACGGTCGTGACCCCGGGCTGGCTCGAGCGACTGCGCAGCCGCTGCGAGGACCCCGCCGTCGGCGCGGTCGGCCCCACCTCCGACTACGTCGCGGGCCTGCAGAAGATCCAGCGCTACCTGCCCCCGGCGCTCCCCTCGGCCATCACCCCCGAGACGCTCGCGATGATCCTGGCCGGGGTCAATCTCGACGGCACCGTCGAGACCAAGCTCCTCATCGGCTTCTGCATGATGATCCCGCGCCGCGTGCTGGACCGGGTGGGCCTCCTGGACGAGGAGCTCTTCCTAGGCAACGACGACCTGGACCTCTCGTGGCGCCTGCGCGACGCGGGTTATCGGCTGGTGGTCGCCGCCGACGCCTTCGTGCACCACGTCGGCCAGGTGAGCTTCAAGACCGAGCCCTCGGATCGCACCAAACGCCTGGTCCAGGAGAGCACCGACGCCCTGGCCCGGAAGCTGGTCCGCCACTACGGCCCCGGCCGGGTGCCGTCGGCCGACGACCTCTGGGGCATGTCCTGGTTTGACCCCACCCCCGGCATCCTGGAAGGCGAAGCGGCACAACCCGTCGCGTCGATCGTGGTCCTCACCTACAACCAGCTCGAGGTGACCCGCCTCTGCGTGGAGAGCCTCTTCCGGCACACCCGCGACTTCGAGCTGATCGTGGTCGACAACGCCTCGGCCGACGGAACCGTCGGCTACCTGCAGCACCTGGCGGCGCAGCACCCCAACGTGAAGCTGCTCCTCAACGACCGCAACCGCGGCTTCGCCGGCGGCTGCAACCAGGGTATCGCCGTGGCGCAGGGGCGTCACGTGGTACTCCTCAACAACGACACCGTCGTCAGCGAGGGATGGCTCGACGGCATGATCGCAGCCGCCGAAGCCCCCGGAATCGGGCTGGTCGGGCCCCGGACCAACTGCATCACGGGCCCCCAGCAGGTCGACGGGGTCGGCTACGATCAGCGCAGCCTGGCGGGCTTCGAGGCCTACGCCTCCGACTGGCGCCGACGCCATGGGGGGGAAGTCCTCTCGATCCAGCGCATCATCGGGTTCTGCATGCTGATCCGCCGCGAGGTGATCGAGCGCCTCGGCGGTCTCGACATGCGCTTCGGACGGGGCAACTTCGAGGACGACGACTATTGCCTGCGCGCCCAGGTGGCAGGCTTCGGGATCGCCCTGGCCAACGACGTCTTCATCCACCACTTCGGCAGCGTCACCTTCAAGGGCCAGAAAATCGACTACCGGCAAGCCATGGAGGAGAACTGGGGCAAGTTCAAGCGCAAGTGGCTCCTGCCCGAGGCCCAGCCAATGGAGCGCGGCTACAGCCTCTCGGATGCCCTCGCCCTCCCCTTCGATCCCCGGATCCACACCGAGCCGGTGTTCAGCCCCGAGGCCGCGCCGACAGACCTGCCGGATCGCGCCGCCTTCAACGTGGTGCTCGCCGCACCCGACGAGGCGCTGCTCGCCGCAACCCTCGAGGCCTACCTGGAGGCCTTCGCCCCGGGCGCCGAAACGTGCCTTCACGTCCTGACGGGCCCCGAGGGCACCGCCGTCCAGGAAGAAGTCGTGGCGCAGCTCGCGCGCCTGAACCTCGACCCGGCGAACATCCCCGACATCTCCCTGCTGGAGGCGCCGGTCATCCCGCTGGAGCTGCCCCGCTACCTGGCCGCAGCCGATCTGGTGCTGGGCCCGGCCGACGTCGCGCAGGGGGCGCGCGACATGGGACGCCCCGCCTTCGAGGCCCCCACCGCGGAGCTGCTGCGTGTGGCGCGCGAGCGCTTCAAGGCCCTGAACTGGAACGAGGAAGCCCCTCTCCTGGAAGCGCGCGCCAAGGAGCGCTGGCTCTGCGCGACCGACTGGAAGGAGGGCCTCGCCGCCTTCCTGGCGGCAGAGAGCGAGCCCCATCGCTCCCTTCTCGTGCCGGTGAAACCGGGCAAGGCCGAAGGGACCCTGGAGGCGATCGCCGAGTGGCTGAGCGTGCGAGGCTTGGACCCCGAGGCGATCCCCGACGTCCTGCTGCTCGAACAGGTGGGGACCTCTGGGGTGGGCCTCGTGCGCGCCGCCACCGTCTGGGTGGACTCGCAGGACCTGGTGGCTCGTGCGATCGCCCTCGCGCTGGGCCTGCGGGTTGCCTCGCCGGCCGGCATTCGGCAGGACCCACCGGCCCCCGCGAGGAAGGACGCATGA
- the pseB gene encoding UDP-N-acetylglucosamine 4,6-dehydratase (inverting), which yields MLKGSSILVTGGTGSFGKRFIRTILERYPDITRLVVFSRDELKQFEMAQDFSAARFPQIRYFIGDVRDKDRLLRAMEGIDVVVHAAALKQVPAAEYNPFECIKTNVLGAQNVIEAAFDAGVKRVVALSTDKAAGPINLYGATKLCSDKLFVAANNMRGKRDIRLSVVRYGNVMGSRGSVIPFFLQKRHEGGLPITDSRMTRFNITLDEGVQMVLDALDRMWGGEIFVPKIPSYRVVDVAEAIAPSARREIVGIRPGEKLHEEMITETDAISTLECKDYFVMLPSMRLWDVEEFKRAFDARPCPDGFKYNSGTNTDWLSVEQIRALIKQHVDPAFSV from the coding sequence TTGCTTAAAGGTAGCTCGATTCTGGTGACGGGGGGGACCGGGTCCTTCGGAAAGCGATTTATTCGAACGATCCTGGAGCGGTATCCGGATATCACCCGCCTGGTCGTTTTTTCGCGTGACGAGCTCAAGCAGTTCGAAATGGCGCAAGATTTCTCCGCCGCTCGCTTTCCCCAGATCCGCTACTTCATCGGAGACGTTCGTGACAAGGACCGCCTCCTGCGCGCCATGGAGGGGATCGACGTCGTGGTCCATGCCGCAGCCCTGAAGCAGGTCCCTGCGGCCGAGTACAACCCTTTCGAGTGCATCAAGACCAACGTGCTCGGGGCGCAGAACGTGATCGAGGCCGCCTTCGATGCCGGGGTCAAGCGGGTGGTCGCCCTCAGCACCGACAAGGCGGCCGGCCCCATCAACCTGTACGGGGCTACCAAGCTCTGCTCCGACAAGCTCTTCGTCGCCGCCAACAACATGAGGGGCAAGCGGGACATCCGGCTCTCGGTCGTGCGCTACGGCAACGTCATGGGTAGCCGCGGCAGCGTCATCCCCTTCTTCCTGCAGAAGCGTCATGAGGGGGGGCTGCCGATCACCGATTCGCGAATGACTCGGTTCAATATCACCCTCGACGAGGGGGTCCAGATGGTTCTGGACGCGCTCGATCGCATGTGGGGCGGCGAGATCTTTGTACCCAAGATCCCGAGCTACCGCGTCGTCGACGTGGCCGAGGCGATCGCCCCGAGTGCCAGGCGCGAGATCGTGGGCATTCGACCGGGTGAGAAGCTCCACGAGGAGATGATCACCGAGACCGACGCCATCTCCACCCTGGAGTGCAAGGACTACTTCGTGATGCTGCCCTCCATGCGGCTGTGGGACGTCGAGGAGTTCAAGCGAGCCTTCGACGCGCGTCCCTGCCCGGATGGCTTCAAGTACAACAGCGGCACCAACACCGACTGGCTGAGCGTCGAGCAGATTCGCGCCCTGATCAAGCAGCACGTCGACCCGGCCTTTTCGGTCTAG